The Lentzea guizhouensis genome contains a region encoding:
- a CDS encoding phospholipase D-like domain-containing protein — MLDARLGDGLENLLRSHHARRLRRLGWGDVLDGDGAGWFTPRRPVQHGNKIQILVDGAEAFPAIAEAIENAQKYVHIANWHASPDFRLTREPGAPQLRELLSAAAERVPVRVLLWAGPPVPFFEPTRKRAEAAKHAFLECGAVRCELDARERTLHCHHEKIVIVDDVAFVGGLDMTAVEGDRHDSPAHPPRDLGWHDHIARLEGPVVSEVAAHFAARWLEIAGETLPAPEVPPEAGSSSVQLVRTIPERTYDFSPHGDFTLLDSYLRALRAAKSLVYIENQFLWSPEITEVLLEKLRNPPSDDFRMVLVLPQKPSNGADTTRGQLGRLLDADPSGGRLVAATLVAHGDAPVYVHAKLTIVDDEWLSIGSANLNEHSLFNDTEVNVVTDDAEVARSTRLRLWAEHLDADVSGPTADVVDHVWRSALERPSRVMPLPGVSRRAGRLQGPLRGLLVDG, encoded by the coding sequence GTGCTGGACGCGAGGCTGGGCGACGGCCTGGAAAATCTGCTGCGCTCGCACCACGCACGCAGGCTGCGCCGCCTCGGCTGGGGCGACGTGCTGGACGGTGACGGTGCCGGGTGGTTCACCCCACGTCGTCCGGTCCAGCACGGCAACAAGATCCAGATCCTGGTCGACGGCGCCGAGGCGTTCCCCGCGATCGCCGAGGCGATCGAGAACGCCCAGAAGTACGTGCACATCGCGAACTGGCACGCCTCACCCGACTTCCGGCTGACCCGCGAACCGGGCGCGCCCCAGCTCCGCGAGCTGCTGTCGGCCGCCGCGGAACGGGTCCCGGTGCGGGTGCTGCTGTGGGCGGGCCCGCCGGTCCCGTTCTTCGAGCCGACCCGCAAACGCGCGGAGGCCGCCAAGCACGCGTTCCTGGAGTGCGGCGCGGTCCGGTGCGAGCTGGACGCGCGCGAGCGGACCCTGCACTGCCACCACGAGAAGATCGTGATCGTCGACGACGTCGCGTTCGTCGGCGGCCTCGACATGACCGCCGTCGAGGGCGACCGCCACGACTCCCCGGCGCACCCGCCGCGCGACCTCGGCTGGCACGACCACATCGCGCGGCTGGAAGGCCCGGTCGTGTCCGAGGTGGCGGCCCACTTCGCCGCGCGGTGGCTGGAGATCGCGGGGGAGACGCTGCCCGCGCCCGAGGTGCCACCCGAGGCGGGCTCGTCGTCGGTGCAGCTGGTGCGGACGATCCCCGAACGCACCTACGACTTCTCGCCGCACGGCGACTTCACGTTGCTCGACTCGTACCTGCGGGCGCTGCGGGCCGCGAAGTCGTTGGTGTACATCGAGAACCAGTTCCTGTGGTCGCCGGAGATCACCGAGGTGCTGCTGGAGAAGCTGCGCAACCCGCCGTCGGACGATTTCCGGATGGTGCTGGTCCTTCCCCAGAAACCGAGCAACGGCGCCGACACCACCCGCGGGCAGCTCGGCCGGCTGCTCGACGCCGACCCCAGCGGTGGCCGGCTGGTGGCCGCAACGCTTGTCGCACACGGGGACGCGCCGGTCTACGTGCACGCGAAGCTGACCATTGTGGATGATGAGTGGTTGTCCATCGGGTCGGCGAACCTGAACGAGCACTCGCTGTTCAACGACACCGAGGTGAACGTCGTGACCGACGACGCCGAGGTGGCCCGCTCGACCCGGCTGCGGCTGTGGGCGGAGCACCTGGACGCGGACGTCTCGGGCCCGACCGCGGACGTCGTGGACCACGTCTGGCGGTCTGCCCTGGAACGCCCGTCGCGCGTGATGCCGCTGCCGGGCGTCTCGCGGCGAGCCGGAAGACTGCAAGGACCGTTACGTGGATTGCTGGTCGACGGCTGA
- a CDS encoding LPXTG cell wall anchor domain-containing protein, whose product MVLDLGIPPIPTEYTPMRLTPLRTAGLAASAVAAVFALTTVATAKPAKPAPVSGDDRAVAYDGNVDIKHKDACTVGGLSGTPIEPGKFTFTGGVDQQDLDITGIPANTTITGVVVKGSDAYNVYLAPKLGELPWNDLRSPQNNGGQVPAISHWYACGVEKDQSSSSSATTTTTTTTSGTSTSTTTITISTTPATTSASSSATSAPSTTVTTTSAAVPVDEDDLASTGFGSAWLVGLGAALLAGGAAVLIVLRRRRA is encoded by the coding sequence ATGGTCTTAGATCTCGGCATCCCGCCGATCCCAACGGAGTACACCCCGATGCGCCTGACGCCCCTGAGAACTGCCGGTCTCGCCGCCTCCGCCGTGGCGGCCGTGTTCGCCCTCACCACCGTCGCCACCGCCAAGCCGGCCAAGCCGGCGCCGGTTTCCGGTGACGACCGCGCGGTTGCCTATGACGGCAACGTCGACATCAAGCACAAGGACGCCTGCACCGTCGGTGGGCTGAGCGGGACGCCGATCGAGCCGGGCAAGTTCACCTTCACGGGTGGCGTCGACCAGCAGGACCTCGACATCACCGGCATTCCGGCCAACACCACGATCACGGGTGTCGTGGTCAAGGGCTCGGACGCCTACAACGTCTACCTCGCCCCCAAGCTGGGCGAACTGCCGTGGAACGACCTCCGCTCGCCGCAGAACAACGGCGGCCAGGTGCCCGCCATCAGCCACTGGTACGCGTGCGGCGTCGAGAAGGACCAGTCGAGCAGCAGCTCGGCCACGACGACCACCACCACGACGACTTCGGGTACGTCGACCAGCACCACCACCATCACCATCAGCACGACGCCCGCGACGACCAGTGCGTCGTCGTCGGCCACCAGTGCGCCCTCCACGACGGTCACCACCACCAGTGCTGCCGTGCCCGTCGACGAGGACGACCTCGCGTCGACCGGGTTCGGGTCCGCGTGGCTGGTCGGGCTGGGTGCCGCGCTGCTCGCCGGCGGTGCTGCCGTGCTGATCGTGCTGCGCAGGCGTCGCGCCTAG
- a CDS encoding peptidyl-tRNA hydrolase produces the protein MILDLIASRNYAEETEVRAMPMVLRIERVDPPSRTALLEAAAASAVAVCLDPRADVGGEWHEAVRAWVAGRIRKVSRRARGVQWEAVQELPGVTVTVDGASVRSLLPVLVSETPREVAKLQISGSDLPVDSPGAVPEGAHVLLVNPRVEMSAGKLAAQVGHASMLLAPHLSDDELKAWAAVDYRCAVRTPSVAEWDALLHRTDVVAVRDAGFTEVEPGTTTVLAPLS, from the coding sequence ATGATCCTCGACCTGATCGCCTCCAGGAACTACGCCGAGGAGACCGAAGTCCGCGCGATGCCGATGGTGCTGCGCATCGAACGCGTCGACCCGCCCTCACGGACGGCGTTGCTGGAGGCCGCGGCCGCGTCGGCGGTCGCGGTGTGCCTGGACCCGCGCGCGGACGTCGGCGGGGAGTGGCACGAGGCCGTGCGGGCGTGGGTGGCCGGGCGGATCCGCAAGGTGTCGCGGCGGGCCCGTGGCGTGCAGTGGGAGGCCGTGCAGGAGCTGCCGGGCGTGACGGTCACGGTGGACGGCGCATCGGTGCGCTCGCTGCTGCCGGTGCTGGTCTCCGAGACGCCGCGGGAGGTCGCCAAGCTGCAGATCTCCGGTTCCGACCTGCCGGTCGACTCGCCTGGCGCGGTGCCCGAGGGGGCCCACGTGCTGTTGGTCAACCCGCGCGTGGAGATGTCCGCGGGCAAGCTCGCCGCACAGGTGGGGCACGCGTCGATGTTGCTCGCGCCGCACCTGTCGGACGACGAGCTGAAGGCGTGGGCGGCGGTCGACTACCGCTGTGCCGTGCGCACTCCGTCGGTGGCCGAGTGGGACGCGCTCCTCCACCGCACGGACGTGGTCGCGGTGCGTGACGCGGGCTTCACCGAGGTCGAGCCCGGTACGACGACCGTTCTCGCGCCCCTGAGTTGA
- a CDS encoding phosphotransferase produces the protein MSTSALQAAVSLAAAHGVVSTDPVVLKDGSNVIVHLRPAPVVARVAARTALVRPAVASHFGRDLAISAFLAARGVPVVTPSGELPAGPHSFSAFVVSFSTFVPHDPTYEFSRADVLKLLPALHAELRSYDGPLPVRGPMDDVDNTLAYLSELGVGDLEPFRESRTELMASWDAHYRSVQPLHGDPHYGNLLMTARGPVWLDFEDTWLGPVAWDLACLAGAEGAEAAQRTVETYGGGAAPEDVEFHVRTRIFFGTLWGVLMENS, from the coding sequence ATGAGCACCTCAGCCCTGCAGGCAGCCGTCTCCCTCGCGGCAGCTCATGGCGTCGTCTCGACGGACCCGGTCGTGCTGAAGGACGGCAGCAACGTCATCGTCCACCTGCGCCCGGCACCGGTCGTGGCCCGCGTTGCCGCCCGCACGGCCTTGGTGCGGCCTGCTGTGGCCTCACACTTCGGTCGCGACCTGGCGATTTCCGCTTTTCTGGCGGCTCGTGGCGTTCCGGTGGTGACGCCTTCTGGTGAGCTGCCTGCCGGCCCGCACTCGTTCTCCGCCTTCGTCGTGTCTTTCAGCACGTTTGTGCCGCACGACCCCACGTATGAATTTTCCCGTGCAGACGTTTTGAAGCTTCTACCTGCTCTACACGCCGAGCTGCGCTCCTATGACGGCCCGTTGCCCGTTCGCGGCCCTATGGACGACGTCGACAACACGCTGGCCTACCTGTCAGAGCTCGGGGTGGGCGACTTGGAGCCGTTCCGTGAAAGTCGTACGGAGCTCATGGCGTCGTGGGACGCCCACTACCGCTCTGTGCAGCCTCTGCACGGCGACCCGCACTACGGCAACCTGCTCATGACCGCCCGCGGCCCCGTGTGGCTCGACTTCGAGGACACCTGGCTGGGCCCGGTCGCCTGGGACCTCGCCTGCCTGGCAGGCGCAGAAGGCGCGGAAGCCGCCCAGCGCACCGTGGAGACCTACGGCGGCGGGGCGGCTCCCGAGGACGTGGAGTTCCACGTCCGCACACGCATCTTCTTCGGCACGCTCTGGGGCGTGCTCATGGAGAACTCCTAG
- the ctaD gene encoding cytochrome c oxidase subunit I encodes MTAVAPQPIATRPFPTRTAVKGSFLLRMFRTTDHKQIGIMYLVTSFAFFMVGGAMAMLIRTELARPGMQFLSQEQYNQLFTMHGTVMLLLYATPIVFGFANFILPLQIGSPDVAFPRLNAFSYWLYLFGGLIVMAGFVTPGGAADFGWFAYTPLSNAIHSPGVGADLWISGLVVGGLGTILGAVNMITTVVCLRAPGMTMFRMPIFTWNILVTSVLVLLAFPILTAALLGLLADRHLGAHVFDPANGGVILWQHLFWFFGHPEVYIVALPFFGIVSEIFPVFSRKPIFGYNGLVYATLGIAALSVAVWAHHMYATGAVLLPFFAFMTFLIAVPTGVKFFNWIGTMWKGQLTFETPMLFSIGFIVTFLFGGLSGILLAAPAIDFHVSDTYFVVAHFHYVLYGTIVFATFAGIYFWFPKITGRFMDEPLGKLHFWTTFIGFHATFLVQHWLGNEGMPRRYADYLASDGFTTLNMISTIGAYILGASTLPFIWNVFKSYRYGEVVTADDPWGYGNSLEWATSSPPPRHNFTELPRIRSERPAFELHYPHMIERIRNEGHVTFTGKAIKHEDAPPALSEMAASAIKSGTASEKDDSDHK; translated from the coding sequence GTGACGGCCGTAGCCCCGCAGCCGATCGCAACGCGTCCTTTTCCGACGCGCACTGCGGTCAAGGGGTCCTTCCTGCTGCGGATGTTCCGCACCACGGACCACAAGCAAATCGGCATCATGTACCTGGTCACCTCGTTCGCCTTCTTCATGGTCGGCGGCGCGATGGCCATGCTGATCCGGACCGAGCTTGCCCGGCCTGGCATGCAGTTCCTCAGCCAGGAGCAGTACAACCAGCTCTTCACGATGCACGGCACCGTGATGCTGCTGCTGTACGCGACCCCGATCGTGTTCGGCTTCGCCAACTTCATCCTGCCGCTGCAGATCGGCTCGCCCGACGTGGCGTTCCCCCGGCTGAACGCGTTCTCGTACTGGCTGTACCTCTTCGGCGGCCTGATCGTGATGGCGGGCTTCGTCACCCCCGGCGGTGCGGCTGACTTCGGCTGGTTCGCGTACACGCCGCTGAGCAACGCCATCCACTCGCCCGGCGTCGGCGCCGACCTGTGGATCTCCGGCCTGGTCGTCGGTGGTCTCGGCACGATCCTCGGCGCGGTGAACATGATCACCACCGTGGTCTGCCTGCGCGCGCCCGGCATGACGATGTTCCGGATGCCGATCTTCACCTGGAACATCCTGGTGACGTCGGTGCTGGTGCTGCTCGCGTTCCCGATCCTCACCGCGGCGCTGCTCGGCCTGCTCGCCGACCGCCACCTGGGCGCCCACGTGTTCGACCCCGCAAACGGCGGCGTGATCCTGTGGCAGCACCTCTTCTGGTTCTTCGGCCACCCCGAGGTCTACATCGTCGCGCTGCCGTTCTTCGGCATCGTGTCGGAGATCTTCCCGGTGTTCAGCCGCAAGCCGATCTTCGGGTACAACGGCCTGGTCTACGCGACGCTGGGCATCGCGGCGCTGTCCGTGGCCGTCTGGGCGCACCACATGTACGCGACCGGCGCCGTGCTGCTGCCGTTCTTCGCCTTCATGACGTTCCTCATCGCGGTCCCGACCGGTGTGAAGTTCTTCAACTGGATCGGCACGATGTGGAAGGGGCAGCTGACGTTCGAGACGCCCATGCTCTTCAGCATCGGCTTCATCGTCACGTTCCTCTTCGGAGGGCTCTCGGGCATCCTGCTGGCCGCGCCCGCGATCGACTTCCACGTGTCCGACACGTACTTCGTCGTCGCGCACTTCCACTACGTGCTCTACGGCACGATCGTCTTCGCGACCTTCGCGGGCATCTACTTCTGGTTCCCGAAGATCACCGGCCGTTTCATGGACGAGCCGCTGGGCAAGCTGCACTTCTGGACGACCTTCATCGGGTTCCACGCGACGTTCCTCGTCCAGCACTGGCTGGGCAACGAGGGCATGCCGCGCCGGTACGCCGACTACCTGGCGTCCGACGGCTTCACCACGCTCAACATGATCTCCACGATCGGCGCCTACATCCTGGGCGCGTCGACGCTGCCGTTCATCTGGAACGTCTTCAAGTCGTACCGCTACGGCGAGGTCGTGACGGCCGACGACCCGTGGGGCTACGGCAACTCGCTCGAATGGGCGACGTCGTCCCCGCCGCCGCGGCACAACTTCACCGAGCTGCCCCGGATCCGTTCGGAGCGCCCGGCGTTCGAGCTGCACTACCCGCACATGATCGAGCGGATCCGCAACGAGGGTCACGTGACCTTCACCGGCAAGGCGATCAAGCACGAGGACGCGCCGCCCGCGCTGTCCGAGATGGCCGCCTCCGCGATCAAGTCCGGGACGGCCTCCGAGAAGGACGACTCCGACCACAAGTAA
- the serB gene encoding phosphoserine phosphatase SerB, giving the protein MKTPVLITVTGPDKPGVSSVLFAVLTRHGVEVLDVEQVVIRGRLVLGALVSAEHDPEGLQEAVEQAMATVSMHVEIEIGADSKRSARLESSHVLIVLGRPVTAKAFTEVARRLASLGVNIDAIRGVADYPVTGLELRVSVADDTMENDAELRSALAEVSVRVGLDIAVERAGLTRRAKRLVVFDVDSTLIQGEVIEMLAAHVGCEEQVKEITDAAMRGELDFAESLRRRVALLEGLDEEVLDEVAASLELTAGARTTIRTLKRLGFYCGVVSGGFTKVITGLAEELQLDFCAANTLEVVDGKLTGQVVGEIVDRPGKAIALRRFAEEVGVSLAQCVAVGDGANDIDMLNAAGLGIAFNAKPALREVADTALSHPFLDAVLFILGVTRAEVEAADAADGLELTRL; this is encoded by the coding sequence GTGAAAACTCCCGTCCTGATCACCGTGACCGGCCCCGACAAGCCCGGTGTCTCCTCCGTGCTCTTCGCGGTGCTGACCAGGCACGGCGTCGAGGTGCTGGACGTGGAGCAGGTCGTGATCAGAGGCCGGCTGGTGCTGGGCGCGCTGGTGTCGGCCGAGCACGACCCGGAGGGCCTGCAGGAGGCCGTCGAGCAGGCCATGGCCACCGTCTCGATGCACGTGGAGATCGAGATCGGCGCCGACTCGAAGCGGAGCGCGCGCCTGGAGTCCTCGCACGTGCTGATCGTGCTGGGCCGCCCGGTCACCGCGAAGGCGTTCACCGAGGTCGCGCGCAGGCTGGCGTCGCTGGGCGTGAACATCGACGCGATCCGCGGGGTGGCCGACTACCCGGTCACCGGTCTTGAGCTGCGCGTTTCCGTCGCGGACGACACGATGGAGAACGACGCGGAGCTGCGGTCGGCGCTCGCCGAGGTGTCGGTGCGGGTCGGGCTGGACATCGCCGTCGAACGCGCGGGGCTCACCCGGCGGGCGAAGCGGCTGGTCGTGTTCGACGTCGACTCCACGCTGATCCAGGGCGAGGTGATCGAGATGCTGGCCGCGCACGTCGGGTGCGAGGAGCAGGTGAAGGAGATCACCGACGCCGCGATGCGCGGGGAGCTCGACTTCGCCGAGTCGCTGCGGCGGCGGGTGGCGCTGCTGGAGGGCCTCGACGAGGAGGTGCTGGACGAGGTCGCGGCGTCGCTGGAGCTCACGGCCGGTGCGCGCACGACGATCCGCACGCTCAAGCGCCTCGGGTTCTACTGCGGTGTGGTGTCCGGCGGGTTCACGAAGGTGATCACGGGCCTCGCCGAGGAGCTCCAGCTCGACTTCTGCGCCGCGAACACGCTGGAGGTCGTCGACGGCAAGCTGACCGGCCAGGTCGTGGGCGAGATCGTCGACCGGCCGGGCAAGGCGATCGCGTTGCGCCGGTTCGCCGAGGAGGTGGGCGTGTCGCTCGCCCAGTGCGTGGCGGTCGGTGACGGCGCGAACGACATCGACATGCTGAACGCGGCGGGCCTCGGCATCGCGTTCAACGCGAAGCCGGCGTTGCGCGAGGTGGCGGACACGGCGCTGTCGCACCCGTTCCTGGACGCCGTGCTGTTCATCCTGGGCGTCACGCGCGCCGAGGTGGAGGCCGCGGACGCCGCGGACGGCCTGGAGCTGACCCGGCTGTGA
- a CDS encoding aKG-HExxH-type peptide beta-hydroxylase: MAIAHTLHARIAPADVLVDERRTVYRLAADLFAPGTELSDNLADHPIVRYEIGRALAGAGELDLARMHEVAGLRVCDAGIAVAADPRSGFLLEAPLRIIAPPGVAIEPLTEADGDRFSAALQVVADGIRLFRSLAPVTADDLLAHVSMLAVLKRETSGGVVSASSRYVPGIVLIDEPSLPIEVAEALVHEGAHEKFFDLAITHEFLDARAEDVEFFETSWSHARWPLEQTFAAWHAYSCLAQFAQACAGVELGPDSLLPKAQERAAEIGAWLLAHEHELRPDARWLLRALAGETVAPSAVEGDAAEIEVDFHFRLHPDVRWRRTESGRMVVGRVGQWPEIFWLDADAGWVVGQLPADGSPIGVGGLTTGAIGRWTAVTDDPGRRLEVALASLLTNSIVERVS, encoded by the coding sequence GTGGCTATTGCTCACACGCTGCACGCACGCATCGCGCCCGCAGACGTGCTGGTCGACGAACGGCGCACGGTCTACCGGCTCGCGGCCGACCTGTTCGCACCAGGCACCGAGTTGTCGGACAACCTCGCCGACCACCCGATCGTCCGCTACGAGATCGGCCGCGCCCTCGCCGGCGCCGGCGAACTGGATCTCGCACGGATGCACGAGGTCGCCGGGCTGAGGGTGTGCGATGCCGGGATCGCGGTGGCCGCGGACCCGCGTTCCGGATTCCTGCTCGAAGCGCCGCTGCGGATCATCGCGCCGCCAGGGGTGGCCATCGAACCGCTGACCGAGGCCGACGGAGACCGGTTCTCGGCGGCGCTCCAGGTCGTGGCCGACGGGATCCGGTTGTTCCGCTCACTCGCGCCCGTCACCGCCGACGACCTCCTCGCCCACGTGTCGATGCTCGCGGTGCTCAAGCGGGAGACCTCCGGTGGCGTCGTGTCGGCTTCGTCCCGGTATGTGCCGGGAATCGTGCTGATCGACGAACCCTCGCTGCCCATCGAGGTCGCTGAGGCGCTCGTGCACGAAGGCGCGCACGAGAAGTTCTTCGACCTGGCCATCACCCACGAGTTCCTGGACGCACGAGCCGAGGACGTCGAGTTCTTCGAGACTTCGTGGTCACACGCGCGCTGGCCGTTGGAGCAAACGTTCGCCGCGTGGCACGCGTACAGCTGCCTCGCCCAGTTCGCCCAGGCCTGCGCCGGGGTCGAGCTCGGTCCGGACTCGTTGCTGCCCAAGGCGCAGGAGCGAGCGGCGGAGATCGGCGCCTGGCTGCTGGCTCACGAACATGAGCTGCGTCCGGACGCGCGATGGCTGTTGCGTGCGCTCGCCGGGGAGACCGTCGCACCGTCCGCTGTGGAGGGTGACGCTGCGGAGATCGAGGTCGACTTCCACTTCCGCCTGCACCCGGACGTTCGGTGGCGGCGGACCGAGTCCGGGCGCATGGTGGTGGGGCGGGTCGGCCAGTGGCCGGAGATCTTCTGGCTCGACGCCGACGCAGGCTGGGTGGTGGGCCAGTTGCCGGCGGACGGAAGTCCCATCGGGGTCGGGGGCTTGACGACGGGAGCGATCGGGAGATGGACGGCGGTCACGGACGACCCGGGACGGCGCTTGGAGGTCGCGCTGGCCTCGTTGCTGACGAACTCGATCGTCGAACGGGTGTCCTGA
- a CDS encoding DUF305 domain-containing protein has product MLRLLAFAALVLCAPFLASCGSPATHNSADVAFAQGMVPHHEQALEMTELVASRTDSPHVVDLATRIAKAQEPEIDQLNSRLREWGAPKQASVHTADGHTGDHGMVELGNLADLRGTDFDRQWLSLMIQHHRGAVEMAREHLDAGTDPATRKLAQDVITAQEKEIAEMESLLPQG; this is encoded by the coding sequence GTGCTTCGATTGCTCGCGTTTGCCGCCTTGGTCCTGTGTGCGCCCTTTCTGGCCTCCTGCGGTTCGCCCGCCACGCACAACTCGGCGGACGTCGCCTTCGCCCAGGGCATGGTCCCGCACCACGAGCAGGCGCTGGAGATGACCGAACTGGTCGCCTCGCGCACCGACAGCCCCCACGTGGTCGACCTGGCCACGCGCATCGCGAAGGCCCAGGAACCGGAGATCGACCAGCTGAACAGCCGGCTCCGCGAGTGGGGTGCTCCCAAGCAGGCCTCGGTGCACACCGCGGACGGGCACACCGGCGACCACGGCATGGTCGAGCTGGGCAACCTCGCCGACCTGCGGGGAACCGACTTCGACCGGCAGTGGCTGTCGCTGATGATCCAGCACCACCGCGGCGCCGTGGAGATGGCCCGCGAGCACCTCGACGCCGGCACCGACCCCGCCACGCGCAAGCTGGCGCAGGACGTCATCACCGCGCAGGAGAAGGAGATCGCGGAAATGGAGTCGCTCCTGCCCCAGGGCTGA
- a CDS encoding PadR family transcriptional regulator gives MEPLQRIGKATVDVLEVLLGASEPRWGLEIIKLTGRPSGSVYPLLDRLERAGWVTSSWDDDAERKGPRRRMYVLTPDGAVEARRVVAARAPEPRFVPRTAQ, from the coding sequence GTGGAGCCACTGCAACGCATCGGCAAGGCCACGGTGGACGTGCTGGAGGTGCTGCTCGGCGCCTCCGAACCCCGCTGGGGCCTGGAGATCATCAAGCTGACCGGGCGGCCGTCCGGCAGCGTCTACCCGCTGCTGGACCGGCTGGAGCGGGCCGGGTGGGTCACGTCGTCGTGGGATGACGACGCGGAACGCAAGGGCCCCCGGCGGCGGATGTACGTGCTGACGCCGGACGGTGCCGTGGAGGCTCGTCGCGTTGTCGCCGCGCGTGCTCCGGAGCCGCGTTTTGTACCGAGGACGGCCCAATGA
- a CDS encoding bleomycin resistance protein, with product MANEQTIPLLPCPSIDEIQPFYEMLGFEVTYRQTRPNPYVALRREDMNLHFFGMDGYDPEQSYSTCVVIVPDINELFEAFAAAMRAVHGKLLVSGIPRMTRPRLRNDRYTGFTVVDPGGNWIRISAPGKEPEARTKLAKAMEDAARQGDARGDERQALKILQGALKRADADDPARAAAEQYRDELVERISASGPRPGD from the coding sequence GTGGCGAACGAACAGACCATTCCGCTCCTGCCCTGTCCCTCCATCGACGAGATCCAGCCGTTCTACGAGATGCTCGGTTTCGAGGTCACGTACCGGCAGACGCGGCCGAACCCCTATGTGGCGTTGCGGCGTGAAGACATGAACCTGCACTTCTTCGGCATGGACGGCTACGACCCGGAACAGTCGTACAGCACGTGCGTGGTCATCGTGCCGGACATCAACGAGTTGTTCGAGGCGTTCGCGGCGGCAATGCGTGCGGTGCACGGGAAGCTGCTCGTCTCCGGCATCCCGCGGATGACCCGGCCGCGGTTGCGCAACGACCGGTACACCGGGTTCACCGTCGTCGACCCCGGCGGCAACTGGATCCGGATCAGCGCGCCGGGCAAGGAACCCGAGGCGCGGACCAAGCTGGCCAAGGCCATGGAGGACGCCGCGCGGCAGGGTGACGCGCGCGGCGACGAACGCCAGGCGTTGAAGATCCTGCAAGGCGCGCTGAAGCGGGCCGACGCCGACGACCCGGCGCGGGCGGCGGCCGAGCAGTACCGCGACGAGCTGGTCGAACGGATCAGCGCGTCTGGGCCGCGTCCAGGCGACTGA